From Algoriphagus sp. NG3, the proteins below share one genomic window:
- a CDS encoding D-alanyl-D-alanine carboxypeptidase/D-alanyl-D-alanine-endopeptidase has translation MRKGLLLTILTLLISHLLYAQLNREEFTRLESALGEGSFFSGHLTGFMLFDLDSQRVLYEKNSHQRFIPASTTKLLTLFSSLVVLGDSTQTLRYVTEGNTIKIWGSGDPSWKYKKMFQPDFREFLAPFDKIVFSDANMISSAFGYGWQWDDYFYDYSAERSSLPIYGNLVQVKKIGNAPTVSPPSFQPLVFPTTRTIRELERDFHTNKFYYNPNNFRAREEFIPFISSPELLTQLASEVTGKVWVYQPDSLPATHQEWRGAPLYPILKEMMLESDNFLAEQLMLMVSDRLFQRLDTERAIEYMLKTYLHDLPDTPQWVDGSGLSRHNLMTPRSMVTLFDKLYRIIPDRDLLDLLPTGGKSGTLKNSYVAEAPYIFAKTGTMSNNHSLAGLIRGKSGRYYCFAFMNSNYPWKASEVRREMEKVMGMLREMI, from the coding sequence ATGAGAAAAGGCTTACTTCTTACTATACTCACTCTATTAATTTCACACCTGCTCTATGCCCAGCTTAACAGAGAAGAATTTACCCGGCTGGAGTCTGCCTTAGGTGAGGGAAGTTTTTTCAGCGGACATCTTACCGGATTTATGCTCTTTGACCTGGATTCACAGAGAGTTTTGTACGAAAAAAACAGTCATCAGCGGTTTATCCCCGCTTCCACGACTAAGCTACTAACGCTTTTTTCCTCTTTGGTAGTGCTAGGTGACAGCACCCAAACGCTACGCTACGTCACAGAAGGAAATACGATCAAGATCTGGGGTAGCGGAGATCCCAGCTGGAAGTATAAAAAAATGTTTCAGCCTGACTTCAGGGAATTTCTTGCTCCTTTTGACAAAATTGTTTTTTCAGATGCAAATATGATTTCTTCAGCCTTCGGTTATGGTTGGCAGTGGGACGACTATTTTTATGATTATTCGGCAGAACGGAGCTCCCTCCCTATCTATGGGAACTTGGTACAGGTAAAAAAAATAGGCAATGCACCAACAGTTTCCCCCCCTTCTTTCCAGCCACTCGTGTTTCCAACTACCAGAACTATCAGGGAACTAGAGCGGGATTTTCATACCAATAAGTTTTATTATAACCCTAATAACTTCCGGGCCAGGGAGGAATTCATACCTTTTATCAGCTCCCCCGAGCTTTTGACCCAACTAGCAAGTGAAGTCACCGGAAAAGTATGGGTCTATCAGCCCGATAGTCTGCCTGCCACTCATCAGGAATGGAGGGGAGCCCCACTATATCCTATCCTAAAGGAAATGATGCTGGAAAGTGACAATTTCCTTGCGGAGCAATTGATGCTGATGGTCTCGGACAGGCTTTTCCAGAGGCTGGACACAGAGCGTGCAATAGAATATATGCTAAAAACCTATCTGCATGACCTTCCTGACACCCCCCAATGGGTGGATGGATCCGGCCTCAGCAGGCATAATCTGATGACTCCAAGAAGTATGGTTACTCTTTTCGACAAGTTATATCGCATCATACCTGACCGGGATTTATTGGACTTATTGCCCACAGGAGGAAAAAGCGGCACGCTAAAAAACAGCTATGTAGCAGAGGCTCCTTATATCTTTGCCAAGACAGGTACTATGAGCAATAACCATAGCCTGGCAGGTCTGATCCGCGGGAAAAGCGGACGCTACTACTGTTTTGCCTTTATGAATTCCAACTACCCCTGGAAAGCCTCTGAAGTAAGAAGAGAGATGGAAAAGGTAATGGGAATGTTGAGAGAGATGATTTAA
- a CDS encoding polysaccharide biosynthesis/export family protein: protein MRSLIRGFALTLVILTAFSCISNEKIIYLQNQEGNTAIEDGELISYEIPEYKLQYNDIIDVNIQTVDDLIQLGFNNKPPQMNAQMGNVSAQSGGDIYYMTGYSVDQKGNIRLPIVGDVLVKDKTLEEARVIIEENMRKYVTSELYVKVKLGGVRYSALGEFRRPGKYVVLQDRMTIFEAIANAGDLTTVAKRDELLLIRQYPEGTKLHRINLLDRQVVESQFYFIQPNDQLYVEPMKVRETGTGENTAQTLALVFAGISSVALILNLLK from the coding sequence ATGAGGAGTTTGATTAGGGGTTTCGCCTTAACCCTGGTTATTTTGACAGCATTCAGCTGCATTTCAAATGAAAAAATAATTTACCTGCAAAATCAAGAAGGTAATACTGCAATCGAAGACGGGGAGTTGATCTCCTACGAGATCCCCGAATACAAACTCCAATACAACGATATCATCGATGTGAATATCCAGACTGTGGATGACTTGATCCAATTAGGCTTTAATAATAAGCCTCCTCAGATGAATGCCCAAATGGGTAACGTATCAGCACAAAGCGGTGGGGATATCTATTACATGACGGGTTATTCAGTGGATCAGAAAGGGAATATACGTCTCCCTATAGTAGGGGATGTACTGGTGAAAGACAAGACCCTGGAAGAAGCCAGAGTGATTATAGAGGAGAATATGAGAAAGTACGTGACCTCTGAACTCTACGTGAAGGTGAAGTTGGGAGGAGTGAGGTACTCGGCACTGGGAGAATTCAGACGCCCCGGTAAATATGTGGTACTGCAGGACAGGATGACCATTTTTGAGGCAATAGCCAATGCCGGAGACTTGACTACAGTTGCTAAAAGAGATGAACTGTTGTTGATCAGACAATATCCGGAAGGAACTAAACTACATAGGATCAATTTGCTGGACAGACAAGTGGTAGAGTCCCAGTTTTATTTTATCCAACCCAACGATCAGCTCTACGTGGAGCCGATGAAAGTAAGAGAAACCGGTACAGGAGAGAACACAGCCCAGACATTGGCGTTGGTTTTTGCCGGTATTTCCTCAGTAGCCCTAATCTTAAATTTACTCAAATAA
- a CDS encoding DUF423 domain-containing protein codes for MRGKQLIQIAALLGAIAVGIGAFGAHGLKDFLAETGRADTFETAVKYHFYHTLAIFLIGILAVAKPEWKQLSTAASLMVFGIVVFSGSLYILSLAGITWLGAITPIGGLAFIAGWIYVFIAASKS; via the coding sequence ATGAGAGGAAAACAACTTATACAGATAGCGGCCTTACTTGGTGCCATAGCGGTGGGAATAGGAGCTTTTGGGGCACATGGTCTGAAAGACTTTTTGGCAGAAACCGGAAGAGCGGATACTTTTGAAACCGCCGTGAAATACCACTTTTACCATACACTTGCCATTTTCCTGATCGGGATTTTAGCTGTGGCCAAACCCGAGTGGAAACAACTCAGTACCGCAGCGTCATTGATGGTCTTTGGTATAGTGGTTTTCTCCGGATCCCTGTATATACTTTCCCTTGCGGGAATCACCTGGCTGGGGGCTATCACCCCGATTGGAGGGCTTGCGTTTATAGCTGGCTGGATTTATGTTTTTATAGCTGCCTCAAAATCCTAA